The Cucumis melo cultivar AY chromosome 6, USDA_Cmelo_AY_1.0, whole genome shotgun sequence genome includes a region encoding these proteins:
- the LOC107991201 gene encoding uncharacterized mitochondrial protein AtMg00860-like yields MNYMLIKKKCSFAKSRVEYLGHIISGNGVEVDSEEIRSIVEWPKPTNVREIHGFLGLTRYYYRRFIHQYEAIAAPLTQLLKNGGFKSEKVDEAFEKLKKAMMFLPVLALPNFDQPFEIKTDASGYGIEDVLIQAKRPVAYYNHTLAIRD; encoded by the coding sequence ATGAATTATATgctaataaaaaagaaatgcagCTTCGCCAAGTCACGAGTGGAGTATCTAGGGCATATTATATCTGGAAATGGAGTCGAGGTGGATTCAGAAGAAATTAGGTCTATTGTTGAATGGCCTAAACCAACTAATGTGAGGGAGATACATGGGTTCCTTGGGTTAACAAGATATTATTATCGAAGGTTTATACACCAGTATGAGGCTATTGCTGCTCCTCTAACACAACTGCTTAAGAATGGAGGATTTAAGAGTGAGAAAGTTGATGAAGCATTTGAGAAGTTGAAAAAAGCAATGATGTTTCTTCCAGTTCTAGCACTACCAAATTTTGATCAACCATTTGAAATTAAAACGGATGCATCAGGCTATGGAATAGAGGATGTACTAATCCAAGCCAAGCGTCCAGTAGCTTATTACAACCATACATTAGCTATAAGAGACTGA